In Yarrowia lipolytica chromosome 1F, complete sequence, a genomic segment contains:
- a CDS encoding uncharacterized protein (Compare to YALI0F06826g, similar to Saccharomyces cerevisiae SMT3 (YDR510W); ancestral locus Anc_1.51,gnl|GLV|YALI0F06826g [Yarrowia lipolytica] similar to uniprot|Q12306 Saccharomyces cerevisiae YDR510W SMT3 Ubiquitin-like protein precursor): MSEETQPKVDSSEHVNIKVTDSSSEIFFKIKKSTQLKKLIDAFCQRQGKQKSSLRFLYDGQRVTDTDTPETLQIEDGDTIEAHQEQLGGC, translated from the coding sequence ATGTCTGAGGAAACACAGCCCAAGGTAGACAGCTCCGAGCACGTCAACATCAAGGTCAccgactcgtcgtcggagaTTTTCttcaagatcaagaagtCCACACAGCTCAAGAAACTGATCGACGCCTTCTGCCAGCGACAGGGCAAGCAGAAGTCTTCCCTGCGTTTCCTCTACGACGGCCAGCGAGTCACCGACACTGACACCCCCGAGACTCTGCAGATTGAGGACGGCGACACCATCGAGGCTCACCAGGAGCAGCTTGGTGGCTGCTAA